The genomic region ATAAGCAAACCATAATATATTTTTAACATGCATTCCTTTTGGCAAATCAGGAGATAAAAAAGCAGGTGATTCTTTCCCTGTTACTTTTATATAACCACTTTTAAATACATCTATATTTTCATTTTTTTCTAAGCCATCTACAGATTTTATGAACACTGAATCACTAGTAGAATTTATTTGATATTTTTCTATTAAATCACTAGTTTTTATAGCTTTGTCTACATCTTCATAATAAGTATAATCGTTTAATTTTAAATCTTTAATAGCTGTTTGAAGTAATAAAACCTTTGAAGTTGTGTTATTTCTTGTACTTGATATTAATTCAATTTTACTAAGATTTCTTAAACAATACATAGATCTTTCCTCAGGAATCATTATCCTAATAGGTTTACTTTTATCATCTAATGGTTTGCCATCTATTTCATAAGCTAAAATAACATCTCTAATAGCTATTATTTCCTTAGGTACTTCAATAGAATAACCATCTCCTGCTTCTAATCTAATTGCATTATAATCATTTTTAGATTTATCATATTTCTTTAAAATCTCTTCAAGCATTATTCCCTTAACAGAATAAACTTGTTCCTCTCCACTTGACCTAATTACTTTTACATCTTGAGTTATTTCTGTATAATTCTTCATCTCATCAAAGCCTAAACTAATATCCTCATCACTTATACCTACTATTGTTATACTCTTCGTGCTATCTACCTTAGGTTCATCAATAACTTTACAGTTAACTTTCTCACTACAACCAACAGCTAATAATGCTAAAATAATCATTATAACAATAAAAGAATTTTTAAAACACCTTTTCATATTTACTCTACCTCCATAGTTTAACCCTTATTATTCATATAACTTTGAATAATATGTTGTATAATTCTGAATTAGAAGATTTCAGTGAATTCGAAGGCATACCGAGTTGGTATGTCAAGAATTTAATGGTATCTTATAATCAGAACAACATTATTAATGAATCTCCTATTCATTTTATTCATATGAGTAAGCGACTCACAAAAAATCATAGATTTTAGTTCACTGCTCAAAATCAAGATTTGGGTTCACTGCTCATAATTTTCTATGATTAATATGGGTTCAATATTTTGAATACATAAATTTACTCCCTTAACTACAGCTTCACTTGTTATAGTAGCTCCAGTTATAGCCGTAACCTCCCATGGATTTTCGGATACTATTTTAGCAATTTTTAAACTTTGATTTATCGGTTTATTTATAAATCTTTTCAGAAACCAATCTTTAGTAACATAACCTCCATAATCATGAGTTTCATTATGTTCTATAATGTGTATATCTGATATCTTTTTACTGTCATTATCAATAGTGACCATAAATTTTATATAATCTTTGTATCCTTTACTGCGAACAATTTGAACTATTTGATACTTTTCATCAGCTTCCTTACTAACTTTGTAAACTCTAATTATACTATCATCTTCATACTTAGTAAGTCTATCTATGCTATAATCTTGTCCAAATTTATTTCTTACTGTATCTAATTCTGCATCATTAGAACATCCAATTAATAATAACATACTTAATAATGTAATAATAACAGTTCTAAATATCAAAATCACCTCCAATACAGCTAAATCAATAGATGTAACCCACATTTTACTGTCAAAACAAAAAACTCCCTTATTATAAACAAAGGAGAGTATCATAAATCAAAGCTTGTTATTTTAAAAAATCTCCTTTCCAAATGGGAGGCAATATCGTTTCCAATATTACCCTATCGGCTTAAAATCCATGCTTTTGCAACAGGATGATAAGCTCGGAGAAACTTATATTTAAGAACATTTTAACTTATTAATATGATTTTGTCAATTAATCCATTTTAGTAGAAAATTCTTGATACAGAAAAATAAAACCCTCAACAGCAGGCATATAAAAAGAAAAGCAGCTTCATTATTAAACCCAAATTATTTTATATTTTTATATTGCTTTTTTATAAATTCTAAGTTATTATTATATTAACATATGAATAGATGTTCATATATAGGAGGTGTATCTATAATGTGTGATAATATCTTTGATAAATCCTTAGTTGATAAAATTAAAGATGAAATGCCTAAAGATGAAGTTTTATATGACTTAGCTGATTTTTTTAAAGTTTTTGGTGATTCAACACGTATTAAAATTTTATATTCACTGTTTAAATCTGAAATGTGTGTAAGCGATATTGCCACTATTTTAAACTTAAATCAATCTGCTGTTTCTCATCAATTAAGATTATTAAAGAACTCTAGGCTTGTTAAATATAGAAAAAAAGGAAAGATGGTACTTTACTCATTAGATGATGATCATGTTAAGAAAATATTTGATCAAGGATTAAATCATATAAATCATATTGAGGATTAATATTACTGAGATTATTTAGTTATATCAATAATTTGGGTAATTAAGGGGGGACAAAAATGAAATATCAATTTAATTTAAATGGATTACATTGTGCTGGTTGTGCAGCTAAAATGGAAAACAATATAAACGAACAAAATTTTATTGAGAAAGCAACAGTTAATTTTACGACAAGTAAGCTGACTTTAGTTTTTACAGATGATAGTAATGTTCAGGATAATATTTTAAAGATTGAAGACATAGTAAAATCAATAGAACCTGATGTTACACTAGAAAGAATTGATTCTAATAAACATGTTCATGAAGTCTGTCATGACCACGATTGCAATTGTGCCCATGACCATAATAATAGCCATGAACATAACCACAAGCATAGTGACGAACATGAGCATCATCATAATAATAAATTTGATAAGAAAACAATATTGACTATAATAATTGGAACCGTATTTTTAGTACTCGGTTTAACATTAAAAGTTGATTCTAATATTAAGCTTGCTATGTTCACTTTGTCATATCTCATAATAGGTGGCAAAGTATTATTAAATGCTATAAAGGGTTTATTTAAAGGTAGAATTATAGATGAAGGTATTTTAATGACTATTGCTTCTTTAAGTGCCTTCTATATAGGTGAATATCCAGAGGCAGTTGCCGTTATGCTATTTTATAATATCGGTCAAATTATGGAGGGAGCTGCTGTTAATCATTCAAGAAACTCTATTTCTTCATTAATAAGCATGAAACCAGATTACGCTAATCTAAAAACTCCTAATGGAACAAAAAAAGTTGCTCCCGAGAGCGTTAATGTAGGAGATTTATTAATTGTAAAAACTGGTGAAAGAGTTCCTGTAGATGGTAAAATTAAAGACGGAAAATCTGCTTTCGATACTTCTGCAATTACAGGAGAATCTATCCCTCAAAATTTAGATATCAATGAAACTGTTTATAGTGGTTTTATAAATACAGGGAATGTAGTAACTATAGAAGTTACAAAAAAATATGAAGAATCAACAATAGCTAAGATTTTAGATTTGGTTGAAAACTCTGCTGATAAAAAAGCTAATACAGAAAAATTCATGACTAAATTTGCTAAATACTATACTCCTGCTGTCGTCATAGTTGCTTTGCTGATTACCTTAGTCCCTAGTTTATTTTTACATTTAGATTTTTCTAAATGGCTATATAGAGGTGCGGTATTTTTAGTTGTTTCATGTCCATGTGCTTTAGTAATCTCTATACCACTTGGTTATTTTGCAGGCATAGGTAAAGCTTCTAGTAAAGGTATTTTAGTTAAGGGTGGTAATTATCTCGAAGCTTTAAGTAATATTGATAGTATTGTTTTTGATAAGACAGGTACATTGACAAAGGGAAACTTTGTAGTAACGTCTGTTAAATCTGTAGGGAACATGAAAAAGGATGAATTAATTTTTTATGCCGCTCATGCTGAAGCATATTCAAATCATCCTATAGGTAAATCTATTAAACAAGCATATTTTAAAAATGTTAATGAGGATATAATAAAAGATTATAAAGAAAAGGCTGGGCATGGTGTAGAAGCTGTTATAAATGAAAATTTAATTACTGCTGGCAATGCTAGATTTATGAAATCTAAAAATATATCAATCGCTGAAGCTGATGAATACGGAACTGTTATATATCTAGCTGTAAATGAAATTCTAGAAGGCTATATTGTAATAGCTGATGAAGTAAAAGAAGATTCTATAAAAGCTATAAAAGAACTCAAAACCTTAAACTTAAATAATATAACAATGTTAACAGGTGATAATCAGTCTACTGCATTAAAAGTAGCTTCTAAATTAGGTATAAGCAATGTACATGCAAACTTGTTACCAGCCGATAAAGTTGAAATACTTGAAGCTATTCAAGCAAAAAAAGTAAAAGGTAGAACAACTGGTTTTGTAGGTGATGGCATAAATGATGCTCCGGTACTTGCTAGATCAGATATTGGTTTTGCTATGGGTGGTCTAGGTTCAGATGCCGCAATAGAGGCTTCAGATATTGTTTTGATGACTGATGAAGTATCAAAAATACCACAAGGAATTAAAATAGCTCGTAAAACCAAGTCAATAATTTGGCAGAATATAATACTAGCTCTAGGAATTAAACTTGGTGTTATGATTTTGGGAACACTCGGATTAGCGAATATGTGGCAAGCAGTTTTTGCAGATGTTGGTGTGACTATTTTAGCAATATTAAATGCTCTCAGAATTTTGAAAAAAAATTATTAAATTAAATAACTTATTGTAGCATTAAGTATAAAATAACTCATTTGGCACAATGAGTTATTTTTTTTGTGGATAAAAAAATCTATAATCCTAATAATAATTTTGATACCTTTTAAGGAGGTGAATTAAATGCATAGTAACGAATGTATAGGTTGTACAGTTACTGAATGTAAATATCACGCTAAAACTGTACAGCAGTGTACACTTCCTCACATTCAAGTGGTAAAACACGGTAATGAATGTAGTAGTGTGGAGCACACTGACTGTGGTAGTTTTGTAAAAGGATAGAATTTATAACCTCATTTTTAGGGTTTCAAACTGCTCTAAAAGCCCAATTTCTGCATTTTTGCTGAATTTGGGCTTTTTAATTAATACAACTTAAAAAAACTACATCATTATTATATTTCCATGGATAATCCTTTTTATATCTTTAAAAAGTTTCTACCTTAATAAAGTAATAAAATATTATTAATAATAATATACATTAAAAAAGGTAAAAACTTTGTTTGACAAAAAATCGGGAGGCTATAATATGAGAGTTCTTATAGTTGATGATCATCCTTTAATCAGAAAAGGATTTTGCTCAATATTATCATGTGATAATAGCATTGATGAAATCTTTGAAGCAGCAAATGTACATGATGCTATACAGATGATAAAGGTACACAATCCTGAAATAACTATGATTGATTTGAAATTGGGAAAAGAAAATGGTTTACAAATTGTTAATAAAACTAAAAATTATAAAACATTCAATCGTTTTATTATACTAACATCATCTATAAAAAAGGAAGATTTTATTATGGCTATACAATCAAATGTACATGGATATATTTTAAAAAATGCTTATGCCTCAGATATACTTTATGCTATACATGTCATACAAAGAGGAAAAAAATATTATGACCCTAAAATAGTTAAGCATTTATCTATTGATTTAAAAAATAAGAATATACAACAGAGATGATAAGTGATGCATAAAAAACAACTTATTTTTTAGGGAGGAAAAATAATGAATAAAGGTTTTAGAAGAGTTATTTTTAAAGCAATTGGTTTGGCAATGGGGGTTTCAACGCTAGTTTTAAATATAATAAAACCACTAGAAAGCAAAGGCAGTATTTTTTTATTATCAATTGGTCTAATTTGTTTAGCAATTGATGAACTAGAAAATAAATAGTATATCATTTATGAAGATATAAGTTAAAGGAGGGAACTACTCCTTCTTAATTTTATCTTTCACTTTAATACTATATTAATAAAATGTGGATTTTATAAAATGGTGTAAAGAAAATAATTTATAATACATACTCTGCAATATCACAATTTTCAAGTCTGTATTTAAAAAATTCCTCTTCCGATACCTTATTGAAAAATTTATTGATAACTCTAGCTATAAAACCATGTGTTACTACTAAAACATTCTTTTCATTAGTGTAATTATTTATTATATGCTCTAAGGCATAAAAAACTCTTTTTTCAACTTCTTTTATAGTTTCCGCTCCATCAGGAGCTTCATCATATATTGGTATGCTGAATTTTTCCCATAAATGAGGATACTTATTTTTTACTTCTTCTCTAGTCAATCCTTCATAAACTCCTACATTTTTTTCACAAAATTCTTTCATTTCTATAATAGGTATGTTTAATTCAGTACTTATTATCTCTGCAGTTTGTCTAGCTCTTTTTAATGTTGAAGAAATAATGATGTCAATATCGTAAGCTTTAAGTTTACTAGCTGTAAACTTTGCTTGCATGATTCCTTTTTCATTTAATTTAATGTTTTTGCTACCTGTATATCTTTTTTGGACATTAAAATCAGTTTGTCCATGTCTGACAACTATTAGTTTATTCATGTTATTCCTCCATCGCATTTGATTTATCTTCTAATCCAATTTTAAAAATAATCTTATTCAGAAAATGGATTTACTGTTTGTATATATTCGATAGGTTTATTATTAAAAGTTTCAAATAACGTTTTTGATGTTTTTTTAAATTTATTAGCATATTCCGAATACACTTTCCCATCTCTGCCAATTATTTTCCATGAATTATCTTCATTTATTAGGTAGTACTTCTTAGTTATATAATCAATACCTAACTTTTTATCTTTATACACAAGCTTTGTTTTAGTAAAAACAACTTTTGTATCATCTTTTAAATCATAAACCTTAGAAATCTGTATCTCACAATCGTATCTTATTACATCTTTGTCTGCTAATTTATAACATTCTGTATATATTTCCTTATTCATATCTGGTGCATGACCATGATTTCTTTTTATATGGTCAGCTTCTGTAAAATATCTACTGCTAAAAATGTCTATTATTTCTTTCATATAGTCATTATAGCTAATTTGAAAATTAGAAAATCTATTATCTAAAATTTCAACACATTTGATTGATTTCCCAATTTTATCATTAGTATTGCTGCAACCTATTATAAACACTGACATAAGTATAACTATACTAATCATGGTTTTTCTCATTATTAATACCTCCTATTTGTAACTATAAAAGTAATAGGTTGAATATTTTTAATTTCTTTTTTTAGCTCTTTTCATGATATTTTACACCTTTACGAAAAACTTTTTCTTAACTGTATCACAAAAAGCCTATAGTTTTAAGCTTTTAGTAGAGCGAAATATTTTTACTTTTCATTGCTGAATATTATCAGTTTTTTAATTTACGTAAATTATAGAAATATATTTGTTTATTTACGATCAAAACCACATTCATACTAACTTAAGTTTTTAAAATGTGGTTTTATAATACAACATTTAATTCTATTCTACCTTATACTTCTCAATAATCTTCTCAGCTGATTTAATCCCATCTACCGCAGCTGATACTATACCTCCTGCATAACCTGCTCCTTCACCTGTTGGATATAATCTTCTTACATTTATACTCTCAAGTGTATCTATATCTCTTAAAATCCTTATAGGAGATGAGCTTCTTGTTTCTATTCCTGTTAATATTGCATCTTCCATAGCAAAGCCTTTTAATTTCTTGTCAAAATATTGTATTCCTTCCTTCATAGCTTCTGTCACATAGCTTGGTAAACAAGCTTCTATAGTGTTAAGCTTAGTACCCGGTTGATAGCTTGGCTTTACTGATTTATACTCGGATGATTCATTTCCTTTTAAGAAATCTCCAACAAGCTGCGTTGGTGCCTTATAATCTTCCCCTCCTAGCACAAAAGCTTGCTGTTCCCATTTTCTTTGATAATACATTCCTGCCAATGGATGGTCACTTTCAAAATCTTCTTGTACTACTGATACTAATAATGCACTATTTGCGTTTTCTTTATCCCTAGCGTGTTCGCTCATTCCATTAGTTACTACCATGCCTTCTTCCGATGCGGCAGCAACTACACTACCACCAGGACACATGCAGAATGTATAAACGCTTCGCCCATTGCTTGCATGATATGTCAATCTATAATCAGCTGCTCCTAATCTTTTGTGTGTAGCAAACTGTTTGTACTGTGCATTATTTATTATTTCTTGAGGATGTTCTATTCTTACTCCTATCGCAAATGGTTTTTGTTTTATTTCAACATTTCTTTCATACAATTTTTCAAATGTATCTCTAGCACTGTGTCCTATAGCAAGCACTACATTATCTGTGTCAATTTTATAATCATCATTTACAATTACTGATTTTATACTTTCTTCTTCTATAACAAAGTCACTAACAAGTGAATTAAATCTAATCTCTCCACCTAAGTTTATAATTTCTTTCCTTATATTTTTAACAACGTTCTTTAATATATCTGTACCTACATGAGGTTTATGTGAGTATAAAATATCCTCAGGTGCACCAGCCTTGATAAACTCCTCTAAAACTTTTCTGCATCTCTTATCCTTTATTCGGGTAGTAAGCTTACCATCAGAAAATGTCCCTGCACCACCCTCGCCAAATTGCACATTCGATTTTGTATTTAATTTTCCTGTCTCCCAAAATTTATTTACTGTAGCTGTTCTATCCTCTACTTTTTCTCCTCTTTCAAGTATTATAGGTTTATATCCTTTTTGAGCAAGTATCAATCCTGCAAACATACCTGCAGGACCCATTCCTATGATTACGGGCCTATGGCTTAGCTCTTTTTCTCCTTGCTTTGGATACTTATACTCCATGTCAGGAGTTAGTGAAACATCCTTATATTTTTTAATAATTTTACCTTCATTTTTAACTTTTATATCTACAGTATATACAAAATCAATTTTGCCTGCTCTCCTCGCATCTATTGATTCTTTAAATATTTTTATATCTAATATATCACTTTCTTTTATACGAAGCTTTTTTACTATCTTATCTTTTAATAAACTAATATCTTCATCTATATTAAGCCTAATCTGTGAAATTCTAATCATTTATAATCTCCTTATATTTTTACAAGTTCATATTCACTACTGCCTAAACCTATTTCTGTGCCATATGATATTTGTATATCTCCCTTTGTATCTTTCCACATACGTTTAAAATGGTCACAATCTTCATGTTCACTGTCATCTAAGTATGAATTTATAATTGGTTTTTGTTCATTTACTAAATCTAAGCTGGCTTTATCTATAGCTACAGGGTCAAAAGAAACTAACATACCAATATTCGGTACTATAGGTGTATCACTCCAAGGAACACAATCACAATCAGGAGTAATATTTATCAAAAAGTTTATATATGCAACTTTATTTTCTTTACCTTTAATAGCGCCTAATGCATACTCTGTCAACTTTTCAGTGAATTCTTCAAGCTCTACACTCCAATCTAATTTAATAGAATTAAATTCACACATAGCTATACATTCTGCACATCCAACACAAAGTTCTTTATCAATATGTGCTTTACCATCTACCATAGATACTGCATTTTGCGGACAAATTTCTATACATTTACCACAAGCAGCACATTTTTTCGTATTTACTACAGGTCTAAGCGAATGTTGATCTTTTTTTCCTTCTGCACAAGCACATCCCATTGCTAAATTTTTAATAGACCCTCCAAAGCCAGCCATTCCGTGGCCTTTGAAGTGTGACATGACTATCATACTGTCAGCATTGACAATATCACCTGCTATTTTAGCACTTTTAAAATGCTTCCCCTCAATTTCAACATCAATAAAATTTTCACTCTTCAAACCATCTGATATGATTACAGGTGCTCCTGTAACGGAATAACTAAAGCCATGCTCTATAGTTGTCATAAGATGGTCAACAGCATTATGTCTACTTCCAGAATAAAGTGTGTTTGTATCTGTTACAAAAGGCTTACCACCTGCTTCTTTTATCTTATCAGATACAGGTTTAACAAATATAGGATTTATAAAACTGTCTCCACCTTGCTCTCCAAAATGAATCTTAATAGCTGTCAAATCTCCATCACTTATAATATTTGACAAATCTAGAGCATCAAATAATCTCTTGATTTTCTGAATCTTGTTTTCCTTTTCAGTCCTAGCTCTAAAATCTGCAAAATACACTTTACTTGCCATTTTATACACCTCACAATTTTTATAAAAACTAAGAACATTCCCCACAATACATACTATACTTTATTCTTTTACCGTTCTTTAGACTAGAAGCTTTGCAAAGCTTCTAGTGCTTTTAATTCTTCTTTAACTCTAAATAATATCTCAAATTCTAAAGGATTTTTTACCTTATCACAATATCCCTCAGATTTTTTTAATTTATCAAAAGACTTTTTATTATCTCCTTCTCTTGCATAAATTAATGAGAGAATACCTTCACATATAGATCTTTTCCATATTGAACCTGATATCTCAAACATCTCTTCAGCTTTTAATAGGTATTCTTTTGAATTCTGATAGTCTCTCATTTCATAAGAAGTAAGTCCTGCATTTGTATAAAATATAGTTAAACCTTTAAAGCCTTTCGATTCATAACATATTTTAATTGCCTTATTATAATAACTTAAAGCTAGTTTATATTCTTTACTATATCTCTTTATATCTCCAATATAATTATATGCAGCTGCAATATTTAATAAATTAGTAGGATTATCTTCATCTATTTTGTTTAATATATTTATACTATTATTTAACATTAACTCAGCACTTTCATAGCTGTTTTCCATTATTAGATTTAAACCTTTTAATCTAAGATATATTGCATAATCTATATCATTGTAAATACATTCCTTTAGTGATATAAGATATTGATGCATTTTTTTATCATCATGTATTTGGATACAATAATATATTAATTGTTTGAAAGCTTTAACTTTATATTTGTTACTATCAATTATATTTTCAGATTTTTTGATAACACTCTGTATATATTTAAGACCCTGTTCATAGCTGCCTTCTCTTATATAATATCTCCCTAACATATAGAAAAATTCTAATCTATATCTTTTCACTTCTACTGTTAAACCTTTTTCTTTTTCATTAAGCTCAAGCAACTGTTTTATATCATTAAACAATTTAATAGTATTGTTCTTTTGCGTATATGAAAGTTTATCCATTTTTATAGTTGAACTATCAAGACTAGGAAACAATTCATGATCGAAGCTTAATTGTAAATCTGCATACTTCATAGTACATCTTAAAGTATCCTCAATATTATTTGCTTTTTTGAAATGATATATTATTTTGGGATATAGCACCATATCTCCAGCATAACCCCTCAATGAATCTTTTAAAACATGTCCTATTTTATTGTGCAGTAGTATTTTTTTAGTGTATGTTAGATTCATGTATAAGAATTCTTTTAATTTCATATGCGTAAACGTATAAAAAACATTATTATTATCATAATTTTCTCTTATTATATGTCTAGCTTGTAGTTCCTCTATTACACTTAAAATATTCATTTCATCAGTACTGCTTATCTTTCTAATAATGTTTAATGTAATAACATCAGAGAACAATGCCATAATATTAAGTAAATTTCTACCTTCTTTAGAAACCTGCATAATTCTACCTTGTAGTATATCCTTCATCTTTGATGTTAGTACATTAATTTGACCATTATGCTTTAAAATATTTATTACCTCTACTAAGAAACATGTATTACCTTCTGTTTCTTTATATATCTTTTTCATAGCCTTATCAGATAGCTTGTATTCAGAAAAGCCAGCTTCAACAAACTCCGCACATTCCTTATCATTGAACCTGCTTAATCTAATTTCGTTAAATAGACTTAACCCTTTAACATTAACAAAAAAGTTTTGTATTTCGTCTTTATAATCATCTCTTACCAAACCTATAACCATTAAATTATTCTTTAAATTGTGTAGTAACCTTCCAAGAAGGTTTAGGCTAATATCATCTATCCATTGGAAATCCTCGAATACTAACAGTATTCTTTTTTTATAAGATAAATCTCTGAACACATCAATAATGCTATTCTCTATATAATTATAATTTATCTCAGAGTTAAAACTAATATCATCCTTTAAAACAGTAAAAAGATGCTTTATGACTTTATTTGTACTGTTAGAGAAATCTATATCTTGCAATTTCTCATGTGTGATTATTTGTTCAAACAATCCATTAAAAGGTCTCAATGGACAGTTTTCTTCTATTTTGCAGCAATTAATTTTAAATAACTTAATATTTTTGCTTTCTATATTCTTTAAAAAAACGTCCTTAAGCTTTGTTTTTCCTATTCCAGCCTCTCCTGTAATAAAAATAGCTCTAGATATATTATTACAATAAAAAGAATCAAACTGCTTTTTTAATTGATTGAGTTCCAATTCTCGACCATAGAAAAAATCTAAACTATCTCTTTTATCTAAACCAAATTTATTCTTTATAATACTTTTATATAAAAGCTTAGTATCTTCATCTGGACATACTCCTATTTCATTGTTAAGCCTGCTTTCTAATCTCTTATATAATTCAATGGCTTTGTTAGGCATACCGTTATCTATATAGATTTTCATCAAAAGTCTATATACTCTTTCATCAAAAACATCTTCTTCTATATATTTCATAGCATATACGCTAGCTTCTTTATATTTACCATCATCATATAAATTTTTTGTATGGGCAAACAAACTTGACAAATAAATATCTTTGTAATATCTTCTCTTTCTATTAACCCACTCATTATATTCAGGAGCATTTTTTACATAAAAACTCTTTAAAAATTCACCTTTGTATATTTCTATAATGTTATCGATATTATCACTCAATTTTAAACTATCACTTTTAAAGTTATTATATATAGTTAATTCTATTACATCACCCTTTGAATTAATTATCAAATCATCTTCAAATAGTTTTCTAACTTTATATAGGGCATTTCTTAGATTTTTTCTGGCTTTTTGTTGAGACATATCATCCCATAGTAATCCTATTATCTCATCCTTATGTACCTTCTGCTTCAATACTAGATAATAAAATAAAGCCTCTGCCTTCTTTAAAGAAAATACCACTGTTTGCCCATCATATTTAATTGTAGGAGTACCGAATAATTG from Abyssisolibacter fermentans harbors:
- a CDS encoding AAA family ATPase codes for the protein MKEICVQLFGTPTIKYDGQTVVFSLKKAEALFYYLVLKQKVHKDEIIGLLWDDMSQQKARKNLRNALYKVRKLFEDDLIINSKGDVIELTIYNNFKSDSLKLSDNIDNIIEIYKGEFLKSFYVKNAPEYNEWVNRKRRYYKDIYLSSLFAHTKNLYDDGKYKEASVYAMKYIEEDVFDERVYRLLMKIYIDNGMPNKAIELYKRLESRLNNEIGVCPDEDTKLLYKSIIKNKFGLDKRDSLDFFYGRELELNQLKKQFDSFYCNNISRAIFITGEAGIGKTKLKDVFLKNIESKNIKLFKINCCKIEENCPLRPFNGLFEQIITHEKLQDIDFSNSTNKVIKHLFTVLKDDISFNSEINYNYIENSIIDVFRDLSYKKRILLVFEDFQWIDDISLNLLGRLLHNLKNNLMVIGLVRDDYKDEIQNFFVNVKGLSLFNEIRLSRFNDKECAEFVEAGFSEYKLSDKAMKKIYKETEGNTCFLVEVINILKHNGQINVLTSKMKDILQGRIMQVSKEGRNLLNIMALFSDVITLNIIRKISSTDEMNILSVIEELQARHIIRENYDNNNVFYTFTHMKLKEFLYMNLTYTKKILLHNKIGHVLKDSLRGYAGDMVLYPKIIYHFKKANNIEDTLRCTMKYADLQLSFDHELFPSLDSSTIKMDKLSYTQKNNTIKLFNDIKQLLELNEKEKGLTVEVKRYRLEFFYMLGRYYIREGSYEQGLKYIQSVIKKSENIIDSNKYKVKAFKQLIYYCIQIHDDKKMHQYLISLKECIYNDIDYAIYLRLKGLNLIMENSYESAELMLNNSINILNKIDEDNPTNLLNIAAAYNYIGDIKRYSKEYKLALSYYNKAIKICYESKGFKGLTIFYTNAGLTSYEMRDYQNSKEYLLKAEEMFEISGSIWKRSICEGILSLIYAREGDNKKSFDKLKKSEGYCDKVKNPLEFEILFRVKEELKALEALQSF
- a CDS encoding DUF362 domain-containing protein; the encoded protein is MASKVYFADFRARTEKENKIQKIKRLFDALDLSNIISDGDLTAIKIHFGEQGGDSFINPIFVKPVSDKIKEAGGKPFVTDTNTLYSGSRHNAVDHLMTTIEHGFSYSVTGAPVIISDGLKSENFIDVEIEGKHFKSAKIAGDIVNADSMIVMSHFKGHGMAGFGGSIKNLAMGCACAEGKKDQHSLRPVVNTKKCAACGKCIEICPQNAVSMVDGKAHIDKELCVGCAECIAMCEFNSIKLDWSVELEEFTEKLTEYALGAIKGKENKVAYINFLINITPDCDCVPWSDTPIVPNIGMLVSFDPVAIDKASLDLVNEQKPIINSYLDDSEHEDCDHFKRMWKDTKGDIQISYGTEIGLGSSEYELVKI